A window of the Procambarus clarkii isolate CNS0578487 chromosome 19, FALCON_Pclarkii_2.0, whole genome shotgun sequence genome harbors these coding sequences:
- the LOC138366534 gene encoding uncharacterized protein, whose protein sequence is MSAVLSIPSHERYVMSIPSHERYVMSIPSHERYVMSIPSHERYVMSIPSHERYVMSIPSHERYVMSIPSHERYVMSIPSHERYVMSIPSHERYVMSIPSHERYVMSIPSHERYVMSIPSHERYVMSIPSHERYVMSIPSHERYVMSIPSHERYVMSIPSHERYVMSIPSHERYVMSIPSHERYVMSIPSHERYVMSIPSHERYVMSIPSHERYVMSIPSHERYVMSIPSHERYVMSIPSHERYVMSIPSHERYVMSNCSHRVGFECCEW, encoded by the coding sequence ATGAGCGCTGTGTTGAGCATTCCTTCACATGAGCGCTATGTGATGAGCATTCCTTCACATGAGCGCTATGTGATGAGCATTCCTTCACATGAGCGCTATGTGATGAGCATTCCTTCACATGAGCGCTATGTGATGAGCATTCCTTCACATGAGCGCTATGTGATGAGCATTCCTTCACATGAGCGCTATGTGATGAGCATTCCTTCACATGAGCGCTATGTGATGAGCATTCCTTCACATGAGCGCTATGTGATGAGCATTCCTTCACATGAGCGCTATGTGATGAGCATTCCTTCACATGAGCGCTATGTGATGAGCATTCCTTCACATGAGCGCTATGTGATGAGCATTCCTTCACATGAGCGCTATGTGATGAGCATTCCTTCACATGAGCGCTATGTGATGAGCATTCCTTCACATGAGCGCTATGTGATGAGCATTCCTTCACATGAGCGCTATGTGATGAGCATTCCTTCACATGAGCGCTATGTGATGAGCATTCCTTCACATGAGCGCTATGTGATGAGCATTCCTTCACATGAGCGCTATGTGATGAGCATTCCTTCACATGAGCGCTATGTGATGAGCATTCCTTCACATGAGCGCTATGTGATGAGCATTCCTTCTCACGAGCGCTATGTGATGAGCATTCCTTCACACGAGCGCTATGTGATGAGCATTCCTTCACATGAGCGCTATGTGATGAGCATTCCTTCTCACGAGCGCTATGTGATGAGCATTCCTTCACATGAGCGCTATGTGATGAGCAACTGCAGCCATCGTGTTGGGTttgagtgttgtgagtggtga